CTCGAACCCGAACATCTTCCCCAGCCCCAGGGCCATCACGGAGTATCCGTTGAAGTCGAAGTAGATCTGGAAGGTGTAGGCCAGCGCCCCCCACCAGGCCTGCAAGGTGGTGGGGGATTCCGCGGCAAACACGGCGTCGGCGATGGTGCCCACGGGATTGGCCAGTAGGATCTTCATGGCGAATCCGATGAAGAACAAGATGACCCCGGAGGAAAAGCGCGACGCCTCGTGCTGACGCGAATGCAACTGCTTGGACAGGATGTTGTAGCGAAGGATGGGACCTGCCACCAACTGCGGAAACAGCGAGACGAAACACGAGAAGTCGGCGAACGAGCGCACCGGGCGCTCGCCGCGGTAGATGTCGATCACGTAGCTCATGGAGTGGAACGTGTAGAAGGAGATGCCGATCGGAAATGCGATCCGGAAGATCTCGAAGCCGGGGTGACCCAGCGCCTGCAGCATCGCGTCCATGTTCACCTGGGCGAACACGCCGTATTTGAAGATCGCCAGGAGTCCGAGATTCATGGCCATCGACATCCACAGCGCCACCTTGCGGTGGGTGGCACTCATGCCGTCTCGTCCCAGGTACAGTCCGCAGAAGTAGTCGAACACGTTCGTCCACATCATCAGGATCACGAACCACGGTTCGAACCACGCGTAGAAGACGTACCCGGCCAAGGTCAGCCAGAGATTGCGGACAAAAAACGGCGAACGCTTGCCATCGTCGTTCTTCCGGTAGGGCAGGAGGAAGTAGACCCCCAGCACCAGCGGAAGGAACAGGAAAAGGAAGATCTCCTCGGTGAAGACCACCGGTCAGATTCCCTGCGCCCAGGTCGCGAACCAACGCGGAGCCTTGTCCTGGGGGAAGTTGTCTTCCAGAGCGCCGGTCCACGCCGAATCCAACGGGCGCAGCACCAGATAATGCTGTTCGCCTTCGCGGAAGGTGGTGAGCGTCCCGCCTACCTTGCCTTTTTGATCGTCCTGGATGGCGGCTCGCGCCGTGCGCGGATCGTAGTGGGCCACGAGGATCTCCTTGGTGGAGATCGTCCCTTCCACCACCGTGTCCACCGTGTACTTCAGCACGTAGGCGTATTTGTACAGGTCGTTGGCCGGAAATTGTCCGGGAGTTTTCTGGAGGGTTGCCACCAGCACGAGGCTCCCTTGGGCGGCAGGCCGGGCGGGGAGGGCGATCGCAGGCTTGGTCGCCTTGACGGAAGTCGCCTCCTTTTGCAAGCGCAAAGGGACAGGGCGAACACGAGGCCAGCGGCCACGGAGAGGAGCGATGTGCGCATGGGTTACTTCATCCAGGCGTCGGGCCAGCGGTCGTTGCCCGAGTGAAAGGTGAGTCGAACGGCTTTGTCGGCGCTCTCGCCGATCTTCAGGAGATGGATTTCGTAATCCACGATGTCGTGGTCGTGTCCGCGATCGGTCGCGGCCCACACCAGCCATTTTCCGTCTTGCGAGATCTGCGGGAAATATTCATGCGAGCGCCGGCCGGGAAGGTCCAGCCATTTTTGCTGATCGGCCGAAAGGGCGCCGTGCTTGCCCGAAGCGTCCAGATCGTAGGCATAGAGTTCCGTGCCGCCGTTGCCCGTCGGATTGACGCGCACCACGCGGCGTCCACCGGGAAAGAACGTCATCTGGCAACCGCCGCCGGAGGCGGATTCGAACCACTGCTTGGTGGAAAGATTCAGCACACCCACCGAACGTTCCGAACCGCGCAGGGTGATCGCCAGGAATTTGCCGTCTGTGCTCATGTTCGGGTTCTGCGCGATGCCGCCTTTCAGGAGCGCCTTTCCATCCACCAGTTTGACCTCTCCCGTGCCATCGCCTTTGGCGGTGAAGACGTCCGCGCCGCGCGAGTACACGATGGAGCCGTCCGGGCGCCAAGTGGCCCAGGTGGAATTGGGCACCAGGAGCTTTTCTCCGCTTCCATCCGCATTGACGATCCAGGTATCCCAACGCTCGGGATAGTTGGCGTTCATTTCCGCGGTCCAGTCCAGCTTGGAGCGCGTGAAGATCACCCGCGTGCCATCCGGCGAAATGCGCGGATACCAATCGGTCTTGTTCCCTTTTGTGATCTGGCGGGTGTTCTGGCCGTCGGCATCCATGGCGAAGATCTTGTGGTTGCCCACGCGGCTGGACGACCACACGATGAGTCCATTGGCCTTGCCCTTGAGTGCGGCGACCTTGGCCTGCTCGGAAGCGTCCGGCGCGACCGGCGCTCCCTTGGGAGCCTGCGCCAAGGTGGCCGCAGCGACAAGAAACGGCAATAGAAAGGCGGTGTGCTTCATGGGTGCGTCATTTCGCCTTGACGGTGAAGACGGCGTCGGAAACATCGAAGGAGGTGCCGATCTGGTAGTCCTGGATCTTCACCTTGCAAGTCGTCGCGGCGGGGAAAGCGACGAGTTTGCGCAGACTGTTGCTGTAGCCGGAATCCGGGATGTCGAAGCTCTTCGATCCCAATCGATAGGGAATAGAACCATCGCCCGTGAGACTGAACCAGTCGTTGCCTCCGCAGTCGAGAAGCACTTTGGCATCGGTGAGGTTGGTCGTATCGGCATTCCATTCGACGGCGATCTTCCCGCCGACCTGAAAGGTCTCTCCACCATTGGGGGAAACCACCGTGATTCCGTTTTGCCCGACCGGAGTGGGCTTGGTCACGACCGGCTTGTTCTCAACCGAAGGGGCAACAGGCGTTGGGTCGTCGCTGCAAGAAACGAGCAAAGCCAGAGCCGCGCAACCGGCCAACAAATGCTTGGTGCCATACGTCATGAAAAACCTCGAGAAGGAAAGGAAGTGAGGCAAAATTACATGGACCCTTCACTCCAGATCACTGGTTTTTGGGCATGAATCATGCCCAAAGCAATGATTCCGAACATCCATCGCGATCTATTTTGACATCCCATGACTCTCCACCGCCGGTTTTCCAGAGGGATTCTTCCCGCCCTCGGCCTTGTCGCCCTGAACAGCTGCAACGAACCATGCCCTCCCTATCGCCCCAACTGCGCCGATGCCTCCGCATCGCCCACGGCATCGGCTCCGGCAACTTTTGAAGCCACGCCCACGAAGCGGTCTTCCACCCAGGAAAGTCCAGACGGTATTGCCTGGACCACCACAACTGAAGCACTTCAAAAATTCCTGGGTGCGGACAGTTTCAAGCTCGCACTGGCCACCGGCAAGCGTCTTTACCTACTCCTGCCGGATCCAAACAAATCCAAACCTCCGCGCAGCTTCCGGATGGATCGAGGCGACGAAGGTCCCAACGGAAATGCGGGCTGGCCCAACGAGCCTCTCTTTTCGCCGGATGGCCGGTGGCTGGCTTACGGCGGCGTCTTCCCGCTGGTCAAGACAAACTCGTTTGTCCGTGAGGCGGTGGAAGGTTCTGGCTGGCGCGTGCCCTTGATCCGTGCGGAAGGCACCTCCGCTCAACCCCACTGGGCCAAGCAAGGCGCGGAAACGTGGCTCTACGTATCCGACGTGGCGACCAAGACCGCTTGGAACTCCACCACGCGCACGGTCAATGGAACCACCTGGAAGGCGCGATTCCTGGATTCCACGGTGGGCCCTTTCGAGGCCGGTACCGTCCAGGGAAGAACGATCCCCGGCGCTTTCAAAGGCGGCGTCTCTCGCGACCTAAAATGGGCCGTCACCAGCTACCAGGAGACCGTGCTGTGGGAATCCACCACAGGGACCACATCGCTGCTCGATGGCGGCATTCAGCAGTGCAATCCCAGTATCAATCCATTTCCATCCGGACCCAACACGGACTTTTTCATGATCCTTGGATTCGGCGGACGGGACGCCCCCGTCCCCACGGCGACAGGTTCTGTCACGGAAAGCCAACATGAGCATCTGTGGATCTGGTCCAAAGAGGACAAGGCCGTGTGGGGCGCCGCCCTTCCCAATGTGGCTCCGCACCCATCCACCGAAGTCCCTGGCCTTTCCTATTACGAGTGGCAGCGGCCCGAATGGTCCACCCACCCTGATTTCGCCACCGCTTTCGCCAAGCGCACCGGCACGGGCGACGGCGTGGGCTACGATCTGTTTATCGTGAAGCTGGGACCCAACGGCGGCGAGCTCGCCAACCATGATCGCGCCACCTTGTTGGAACGCGGCCCCGTGCTGCGGGTGGCCACCGGGTCCATCATCTCCTCCGACTGGAGCCACCTGTGGGTGAAGCCATGAAGTCCAAACATCTCCTGATCGGCGCCATCGCCGTTCCCCTGGCCGTGGCCACCCTCGCTGTGCTGCCAGGCCAGATTCTGTCCAAAGCGACCTCCGACGATCCTCGCGAGGCCGCTTGGAATGCCATCGGCGGCTGCGGAGCGGGCGGCGGGGCAGGTTCTGCCGGGGCTGGCAAGTGGATCGGGCGCGGAGCCACGGGCGGCCGCTACGATCTCCAGGTGATGCAAAACCGCACCTTGGGCGGAGACTATGTCTACGACGCCACCGCGTTGGACCTCTCCACCAAGGTCTTCGAGGCCTATACGGTGGGGGTTTCCGGAAGCTGGAAGGCCAACACCTTCGAGATCGACCGCTACAAGACCGGCTCCGACCCCTACGGCACCAAGACCGAGGTGGTGGGTGGGTTTGGCGACCTTGGCCTTTCCGTGTCGCGAAATTTCGGCGACATGAACCAGCACATGGTGGGGCTCAGCATGGGCCTGCCCACCGGTCGCCACGACATCAAACGGATGTTCGACAACACCGACCCCTCCGACGGCACCCCTTGGATGCCCCCGCAGGTACAGCCGGGATCCGGCCATTACACGCTGGGACTCTCCGCCGAGACCACCATCGACCGCGATTGGGGGCTCTACATCTTCGGGGGCAGCTACAGCGCGGCTTGGGCCGTTGCCGCTCCCTGCGGCACCACGGGTGGCACCCTGGAGCGCTACAAGGAATGCCAAGAGCACACGCCATCGGCCTGGACCTGGAACCCGGCTGACCTGCGCCACAACCAGGATTCCGATTACCACGGCGCCCCCGGCACCGGCGCCACCCAGGCGGACAATCTGAGTCTGTACGCGCATGTGGGCTACAAGGAGGAGATGGCCACCCAGTCCGGCGGCGTCTCGCTTTCCATCCCCGTTGGCCCCACCTACAGCTTCGAAAAAGGCCCCGGGGGCCCAGGCAGCACCGTGCGCAAGAGCCAGGATGTGACCCTCAAGCTCAGTTATGGCGTGGAATTGAACCTCAATCCCCGCAATTTCCCCGTCTTTTTGGCCGTTGGCGTACCCTGGACCCTCAACCCCCTGGCCGACGGAAAACTCCCCGAAGTCCCGCCCAACTACATCTTCACGGTGGGCCTGAAGGGGACGTTCCTCTAATCCCCCCCCCTGCCTAGAGAGTTTCCGGGCAGGAGCCTGTAACGGCCGAATCGTCTCCGCGAATTTTCCGGTATATCTTTTGCCCCCCCCAGTTCCGGGAGTACCGGAGGGGGACATGACCGGATCTTGTTCCCGGAGTTGTCGCATGGATTACGCTGCCCTCATCGCCAAAGAACTGAACCTGCAAGTCTGGCAGGTCGCCAACACGCTCGCGTTGCTCGCGGAGGGTGCCACCATTCCCTTCATCGCGCGCTACCGCAAGGAGCGCACGGGTGAAATGGACGAAACCGTCTTGCGTGAAGTGGACCACCGCTTCACCTACCTCAAGGAACTCGATGAGCGCCGTGCCGCCATCCTGAAGTCCATCGAGGAGCAGGGCAAGCTCACTCCCGAGCTCAAGGCCAAGATCGAGTCCTGCGCGCAGAAAAACGAGCTGGAAGACATCTACCTGCCCTACAAGCCCAAGCGCCGCACCCGCGCCATCATCGCGCGGGAAGCCGGACTGGAGCCCTTGGCTCGCTTGTTCCAGGAAAAGCAGTCGGAAGGCTCGCTCACGCCGGAAGAACTCGCCAAGGAATACATCTCCGAAGAAAAGGGTGTTCCGGACGAAGCCACCGCCGTTCGCATGGCCTGCGACATCCTGGCGGAAGAGCTTTCCGAAGTCCCCGAAATCCGTCAATGGCTGCGCGGCCAGGCGGAAAAGGACGGCGTGATGCGCTGCGAAGCCCGCAAGGAGTGGGTGGGCAAGCGCACCAAGTTCGAGATGTACTACGACTTCAAGGAGAAGGTGGAAACCCTTCCCTCCCACCGCATCCTGGCCATCCGCCGCGGCGAAAAGGAAGACGTCCTGCGTTCTTCCATCGAAGTGGACGTGGAAACGGCCGTGGGATACGTCACCTCCAAGATCGTGACGCACCCCGCCACCATGATCGGCATGGTCCTGTCCGCTACCGCCCGCGACTCCTACGAGCGCCTGTTGGCGCCCTCGATCGAGACCGACGTGCGACTGCTCTTGAAGGAACACGCCGAAGGCGAAGCCTACAAGGTGTTCGGCAAGAACCTGGGCGACTTGATGATGTATCCCCCCGCGGGCGCCAAGGCCGTGATCGGCGTGGACCCGGGCTTCCGTACCGGACAGAAATTGGCCGTGGTGGACGACACCGGCAAGTTCCTCGAGCACGCCACCGTGCACGCGCTGGAGCCCGCCAACCAGTTCGAAGAAGCCACTCTGGTGTTCCTGGCCCTGTGCAAGCGCCACAAGCCCATCCTGGTGGCCGTGGGCAACGGCACCGGCGGACGCGAGATGGAATCGTTCCTTCGCAAGGTGATCAAGAACATTCCGGAAGAAGAAGGACGTCCCCACATCGTGATGGTCTCCGAAGCCGGAGCCTCCGTGTATTCCGCTTCGCCCTTGGCCGTGAAGGAATTCCCGGAACTGGACGTGACAATTCGTGGCGCGATCTCCATCGCGCGCCGTCTGCAGGATCCGCTGGCCGAACTCGTGAAGATCGACCCCAAGTCGATCGGCGTGGGCCAGTACCAGCACGACGTCAACCAGAACGAGCTGAAGAAGAACCTGGAAGAAGTCGTCGAATCCTGCGTGAACCAGGTCGGCGTGAACCTGAACCAGGCCTCCGAAGCTCTTCTTTCCTACGTGTCGGGCATCACCAAGAACACGGCCAAGGAAATCGTCCAGTACCGTGACAAGGAAGGCGCCTTCAAGACCCGCGACGAGCTGCGCAAGGTCAAAGGCTTCGGCCCCAAGAGCTTCGAGCAGGCCGCGGGCTTCTTGCGCTTGGCCGAAGGCGAGAATCCCCTGGATCGCTCGGCGGTGCACCCCGAGCGCTACGCCCTGGTGGAAAGGATCGCCAAGGACCTGGAGATCTCGGTTTCGGAACTGATCGGCAACGCCGACAAGATCCGTCAGATCGATCCGGTCAAGTACGTGTCCGACGAAGTGGGCCTGCCCACCCTCAAGGACATCTTGTCGGAACTGGAAAAGCCCGCCCGCGACCCGCGCGCCGAGTTCACCTACGCGAACTTCGACGAGAAGGTCTCCAAGATCGGCGATCTCCAGACCGGCATGCAGCTGGAAGGCGTGGTGACCAACGTCACGAACTTCGGCGCGTTCATCGACATCGGCGTCCACCAGGATGGCCTGGTGCACATCTCGCAGATTTCCGACCGTTTCATCAAGGACGCGAAGGAAGTTTTGTCGGTGGGCCAGGTGGTCAAGGTCCGCGTGCTGGAGATCGATCCTCAGCAAAAGCGCATCGCCCTGACCATGAAGTCGGACATGGAAGCCGCTCGCGCAGCCCGCGGCAGCTCCACCGAGCGTCCCGAGCGCCGTGAGCCTCGCGAACCCCGTGGCGAAGGCCGTCCGCAGGGCGACCGCCCACGTGGACCACGCCCGGAAGGCGGCGCCCCTCGCGGTGACCGCCCCCAAGGAGACCGTCCTCAAGGCGATCGCGGTCCTCGTCCCGAAGGCCGCGCCTTTGGCGGCGATCGCCCGCAAGGTGACCGTCCCCAAGGCGATCGTGGACCCCGCCCAGAAGGCGCACGCGACGGCGGACGTCCCGGATTCGACCCCAACCGCCGCGAACAGGGCCGCCCCGGCCAGGGTCGTCCGCAAGGCGACCGCCCCCAAGGTGGACCTGGCGGACCCGGCGGCCATGGCGCCCCGCGTGGCGACCGTCCCGACCGTGGAGATCGCGGCGATCGCGGTCCTCGCGAGTGGATCGACCGCCCGCAGCAGGATCGCGGCCCTCGCCAGCCGGCCACGCTGGAAGGCCTGATGGAGAAGTTCGGCGGCCAAGCCGAGAAGAAGCAGAACAACGTGAAGCCCCCGATCTCGGTGAAGGCGCTCATGCGCGGGGGCCGATAGGCCCCAAGCCTCGTTCGAACCGGACGGTGGGGGCCGATAGGCGTTAAGCCGCTCTCACTGATCTTTCGAGGTCAAACGGCCCGATCCTCCATCCCGAGGGTCGGGCCTTTTTGTTTCAGGTCAGGGATTCCGGGAATCGAAACGAACGAATTCGTGGAGATCCCGACCGCGGTCGTCCACGCCCCGCACCTCGACTCGCCACAATCGCGTCTCCAGGGGTTTCCCCAGGCGCAACGAGGCCCGCCCCAGGGAGTCGGTCCGAACCAGCCCGGCAAAGGACGATTCATGCTCGCCTGCAGGCAGGAGACGCCTGGTGGGAGGGAGCCGGACATCTCGCTGGGGCAGAGGAAAGGACAGGGAAACCGAGCGGCTTCCCTCCGGATACTGGATATCCCAGATTTCCGAGGTCCGATGGACCCGAGGTGGAGACTCCACCAACTCCTTCCCGTGCCCTTGCCCCCCCACCGGCCAGTCAGGCTTGCTCACCGGAACCGGATGCGTCGGGGTGCTGGATCCTTCCCAGACCCAATCCTGCATGGCGCCTTGGGTGATCCTGGGCCCATCGACAGCCACCTGGAAGTAGACGCCTCCCGTGCGCCTGGAAGACTGCCAGCCGTGGAAATCGTCCTGTCGATCCAGGAACATGGCGTCTTCCGCCACCGAGACGGAAAATGTCCCGGGTGCCGGTCGACCCTCGGAATCCTTCACCTCGATCTCCAACACGCCATCACGTCGCGAGATCGTCGAACGTAGACGAAGGTCGTTGGCGTAGAATAGATGTTCCGGGTTGGCTTTGCGCATTTCCGAGGACTCCCCGATCACCGCCTGGACCAATCCGATCCGGTTTCGGGACCTCGCCAAGGAGGGAAGTTCCATCGAGAATTCCCCTCGGGAATCGAGACACGAGACCATCCAGTCCTCCAGCCCCTCCCTGCTGGCCGCCCAGACCAGGACGTTCTTCCGTGGCATGCCCGTCACGAGTTGGAATCCGATCGTGTCGCCAGGCACCACCAGATCCCTGGCCATCCTGGCTTCGAATTCGTTGGTGCGGGCGGGAAGCACGATGTTGTGGAGGGACCAGGGCATCTTGCCGTCCGACGAAGCCAGGAGAGTGAGGAATTCCGGCTCGACGCCGCGTGGGGTGAATTCGAACGAAACCTGTCCAAGGCTGTCCAGGCGCAGAAGGGTGTCGATGAGCAGGTTGCGATCGGCGCCATGGCGCACCCGGAACCAGCCATTGCGACACGGAACAAAGGTCGAATCCACGACGCGCGCACGCAGACGCACCCGTCGTTCGGCTCCGAACCCGATCGGATCCAGCATGGTTTCGATGCGCCAGCGGCTCGGCCAGTTCAGGAAGTAGGTCTCCAGGCCGTCCTTGCGACCCAAGGAGTCGGAAACCGTCGCACGGACCAGCGCTCCGGTCCAGCCGGAGAAGAAGGGAGTCTGCCAAGAGACCACTCCCGTGGAATCGGTCGTCCCCGATTCCGACCTGTCGTCCAGCAGCCGCACCTCGTAGTGGTTTTCGATGCGCACGATCGGAGTCCAGGAAATGTCCACGGACATCTCCTTCACCGGCCGGGAGGATTTGTCGCGGACGCGGAAACGGAGCGTGTCGCCACCCCTCCACGCATGGCCGGGTAGCGAACCTCCGACAAGCTCGAGACGAAGACCGCCAAAAGGAGGTGTATCCACCTCGAATTCATCCTGCCCACCGAGGTAATACAACGGCCAATCGGGGAAAACGATCCTCTCCGAGGTCACCAGGGGTCGTCTCACTAGGAAATATCCATCCGTCCGTGTTTCCGTCCGGACCGTATCGCCTCCCACCACGATCCGGACAGGCTCCCTCGGGACCGGTCGGATCCTTCCCAAGGAATCCATTCGATGCACGATCCCCATGAGGGTCGCGGTATCGCCTGGTCGATAGACCGGTCGATCGGTCCACCACTTCATGGTCTGTTCCTGCGCGACGCTTCGCGGCTTTACCAGCACCAGCGGAAGCAGGGAAAAGTGCCCGTCCTTTTCCAGATAGATCCTCACCGCGGAATCGGCGACCGCATCGATCCTGTATTCCCGTGCTCCTTGGCGGTCGGTGGAATCCTCCCACCAGACTCCATCTTGGTTTCGCACCAAGATCCGAAAGGGCGGCGGAACCACATTGCCATCCGAAGATCCCCAAAGGAGCAATCGCTTTCCATCGGTCACTGCCACGGCATCCAGCCGCGAGACCGGGACCACCTTCCGCCATTGCACGGAGCTTCGCCGCAACGACAATCGCCAGATGCCCTGGCTGGGTGTCCTGGCTTCCCAGCGTTGTTTTCCCTTGTTCGAGACATCCCAGCGGTGAGCGACCAGGCTGTCGGCGGCCTCCCACCGCATGGGACTTCCTGGAACCACCTGCGCACGTTCCAGGTCAAACACCAACGAATCCGGGACCGGAGCGGAGGATTCGATCCAAAAGCCGATCCATCCGTCAGTCGGAACCGATTTGTGCTCCAGTTGCATGGATGTTGGATCGAACACCCGCCGAGTGTCAGGGGTGTCTTTGGCAGACACCACCGACAGCGAAAGATTCAGCGCGACGACGAGGGAGAACATGGCCCGAAAATAAATCTTCACTCGATCCTGCTCCTCGTCGACAGTGCATCAGGCGAAGGCCCGATCCTCCCTGGCGGAGGGTCGGGCCTTTTTGTTGCGACCTGATCTCCGTCGGTTGCCCGGGCCTGTTCTACAGATCATGCCCAATCACGCCTCGGGTTCGGGCATACCTTCTCTGAACGGGCACCGCATCCGCCAGCGTCCCGTTTGGAGGCTCCCATGTTTCGTAAAGCCCTGTTCCCCCTTCTCTGCGCCGCCTCGTTCGCCGATGCCATCCCGCTGAAAGTGGGGGAGTCGTGGGTGTGGCAGGTGTGGGATCGCGACAGCACCACCAGCACCTACAAGACCGCCCGCGTCCTGGAATCCTCCCCTTGCGAGCAGGGAACCGTCTGGCTGGTGCTGGGACGCGATTCCTTGACCCAGCATCAGGACACCGCGAAAATCCTCGAGCGCAAGAACGGCCGCCAATCGTGGCTGCGGGCCTCCAAGAACCTCGCCTTCGAGCTCATGCCCTACTCGGCTTCCGATTCCGACACCGTGGTCGTGCTGGGCTCCGACACATCCTATCAATGGGGACAGGTTTCGTCGTTTCCCGATCTGAAAGCCTCTTCGCTTTACCGGAATTCCGACAGCAATCTCGAATCCACCTCCAAGGTGATCTCGCCTTGGATTTTCCAGGGCGACCTATCCTTCCAATACCAATATGCCCAACTACCCCTGCCTCGAGGCGTTTGGTGCGAGGTACATGGATGGGAACGCTTCGTCTCCTGGCCCAGGTCCACTGCCGGAATCGAATGGAAACTCCTCCTCCTCAACGGCGAACAAGCCGGGTTCGGAGAGATTCCGTTTCGCATTCCCCTCGTGGGAACCAAATTCACCTGGTCCGGAGTCCTAGCAGAAACCAACGTCTTCATGGGGATCCCCTCCGGGCGAGGAACCTCCATCACCATGGACCACAGTCAGATATCCGGGGTATTTTCCTGGCAGATCAAGGAGATCCTCCCCGATTCCGCCGATTGGAAGCGCCTCGAGGTTTTCGAGGAATCCGTCCTCAACCCCGATTCGAACTCCTCGACCGTTAAACGCATTGATGTGTCCATCCGGCTCAACACCCTCACTGGACAGGATTTCCAGTCCTCCCTCGCCTCCCTCCCCTTCCAGAAGAACTGGGTAGCTCATTTCGACGACAGCATCGAAACACGGGAGGACCATGCCCAGGTGCTTTTCTCGAAGTCATTGGGATCGGTCGACAATTTCCGCCAGACCCTCACCTTGCGTCGCTATATCCGCAACGAGGACACCCTCTTTTTCCAGCGGGACGATTCGAGATCCTCCCTCACCAGCAGCCAGCAAATCAAGACTTCATCCTTCCGCTTGCTCCGCATGGAAGCTCCCCCTCGGGACAGTTTCGCCTTTTCCCTCCGCTCTCGATCAAACAAAGCGAACCTTTCCCTGCAAGAGCTGATCCAGCAACACCCAAACCTTTCGGTGCGCTGGATCCGACCGAGTGGCCAACAAGGCATGGGTCCTGCCTCCACACTTGTATCCGCTTCCTTCCCGCACCGTCGCCAAATCTTGCGCCTGGAAGCTCGCCTTCCCGATGGCCAAGCCTGGACCAGTTCGCAGGTGTTGCCATGAACTTCGTTTCCAGGATCAAAACGATGTTTCGGAAACAGAATTTGTCTTCTTCCACGATCCAGCGCCTGACTGGTCACGGAGGTCTACTCGGGAGACTCGGTCTCGCGACCATTTTGCTGGCCGCTTCGTTCGCCGCCGCCATCCCGCTGCACATCGGGGAATCGTGGGTGTGGCAGGTCAGCGACAGAAGCAGCACCTTCGTCACCTACCGCAGCGCCCGCGTGGTGGATTCCCATTCGGTGGATCAGGGGAAGGTCTGGACCCTGGTGGCGCGCGATTCCACAGATGGCAGCCAAGACACTGCCAAGGTCTTGGTGACCCGTAACGGGCGCCAGATGTGGCTGAAGGCCTCACCGCTTTTGCTTTGGGAGTTGGAGCCATACAAGGTGCCGGACACCTCGTTGGTGGTGGTGGATGGCGACACCGCCCGGGTCTGGGGGGAGACAAGTGTCGGGGACTTGAAGTACAGGCCCACCGGCATCCTGGGCCGCAGCCCGAAGCTCAATGTTTCCACCAGCGGAATCTCCTTCGAGTCGATGGCCCTCCTATCCTTCCTGCAGAGCCTACCCCTCCACAGATGGAGCGATTCTGTGGGAATGGAACAAGCCCTGACGTTTGACAAAAATCGCCATGGCTGGGATTGGCGGATCGTTTCCCACAACGGTCGAAGCAGGGCGGTGGAACGGGACTCCCTTTTCCTTCCGGCGGTCGGCACCCGCCTGGCATGGGCCCATTCGCAGAACGGCATCCGGTCAAGCCTGGAGTGGACTCTCCGTGAAATCCTCCCCGACTCCCTGGAGTGGACGCGCCTGCGCGCCGCCTCCCAACAAGTCAAATG
This DNA window, taken from Fibrobacterota bacterium, encodes the following:
- a CDS encoding MBOAT family protein — translated: MVFTEEIFLFLFLPLVLGVYFLLPYRKNDDGKRSPFFVRNLWLTLAGYVFYAWFEPWFVILMMWTNVFDYFCGLYLGRDGMSATHRKVALWMSMAMNLGLLAIFKYGVFAQVNMDAMLQALGHPGFEIFRIAFPIGISFYTFHSMSYVIDIYRGERPVRSFADFSCFVSLFPQLVAGPILRYNILSKQLHSRQHEASRFSSGVILFFIGFAMKILLANPVGTIADAVFAAESPTTLQAWWGALAYTFQIYFDFNGYSVMALGLGKMFGFELIRNFDAPYRSESITEFWRRWHISLSSWLREYLYFPLGGNKKGEGRTYTNLALVMLLGGLWHGAQWQFIVWGGIHGGWLALERWMGKRPFYGRLPRPLRIAVTMTIVVIAWVFFRAEDIPHALSMLGSMFGLGHASAWSGLLDAQIWRIDHLMVMGLCLVFVAQPFQSYEFGQKTTWSRLAVSFSLFLVGLCFMYGQAFNPFLYFQF
- a CDS encoding helix-hairpin-helix domain-containing protein, giving the protein MDYAALIAKELNLQVWQVANTLALLAEGATIPFIARYRKERTGEMDETVLREVDHRFTYLKELDERRAAILKSIEEQGKLTPELKAKIESCAQKNELEDIYLPYKPKRRTRAIIAREAGLEPLARLFQEKQSEGSLTPEELAKEYISEEKGVPDEATAVRMACDILAEELSEVPEIRQWLRGQAEKDGVMRCEARKEWVGKRTKFEMYYDFKEKVETLPSHRILAIRRGEKEDVLRSSIEVDVETAVGYVTSKIVTHPATMIGMVLSATARDSYERLLAPSIETDVRLLLKEHAEGEAYKVFGKNLGDLMMYPPAGAKAVIGVDPGFRTGQKLAVVDDTGKFLEHATVHALEPANQFEEATLVFLALCKRHKPILVAVGNGTGGREMESFLRKVIKNIPEEEGRPHIVMVSEAGASVYSASPLAVKEFPELDVTIRGAISIARRLQDPLAELVKIDPKSIGVGQYQHDVNQNELKKNLEEVVESCVNQVGVNLNQASEALLSYVSGITKNTAKEIVQYRDKEGAFKTRDELRKVKGFGPKSFEQAAGFLRLAEGENPLDRSAVHPERYALVERIAKDLEISVSELIGNADKIRQIDPVKYVSDEVGLPTLKDILSELEKPARDPRAEFTYANFDEKVSKIGDLQTGMQLEGVVTNVTNFGAFIDIGVHQDGLVHISQISDRFIKDAKEVLSVGQVVKVRVLEIDPQQKRIALTMKSDMEAARAARGSSTERPERREPREPRGEGRPQGDRPRGPRPEGGAPRGDRPQGDRPQGDRGPRPEGRAFGGDRPQGDRPQGDRGPRPEGARDGGRPGFDPNRREQGRPGQGRPQGDRPQGGPGGPGGHGAPRGDRPDRGDRGDRGPREWIDRPQQDRGPRQPATLEGLMEKFGGQAEKKQNNVKPPISVKALMRGGR
- a CDS encoding PD40 domain-containing protein, which codes for MKHTAFLLPFLVAAATLAQAPKGAPVAPDASEQAKVAALKGKANGLIVWSSSRVGNHKIFAMDADGQNTRQITKGNKTDWYPRISPDGTRVIFTRSKLDWTAEMNANYPERWDTWIVNADGSGEKLLVPNSTWATWRPDGSIVYSRGADVFTAKGDGTGEVKLVDGKALLKGGIAQNPNMSTDGKFLAITLRGSERSVGVLNLSTKQWFESASGGGCQMTFFPGGRRVVRVNPTGNGGTELYAYDLDASGKHGALSADQQKWLDLPGRRSHEYFPQISQDGKWLVWAATDRGHDHDIVDYEIHLLKIGESADKAVRLTFHSGNDRWPDAWMK